CGTCGAGAGGCGCGCAAAGAGGGAGCGGTCGGCGGCGAGCAGCGCGAGGGAGGCGTGCGCCCGGTACGAGAGCAGCGGTGCATACTCGCGGGTGAGCGTGCGGAGCCCCGCGGCGCGGAACCGTGCGTGCACGTGCACGTGCACGGCCATGCCCGCCGCCCCCTCGAGGTGCGGCCCGGCCGTGAGCGCGCGCAGGTCGGCGGCGATGCTGGCGTTGGCCCCGGGGGAGAGCGAGAGGAACAGCGCGGCGGGGTCGGCACCGGAGCGGGCGGCAGTGGAGGACGAGCAGGGAGACGAGGAGCAGCAGGGCGAAGGGCAGGAGGACGCGCGCGAGGCGGAGCGGCTGCTGCGGCGAGGAAGGCGACGAGGAGGGGTGCGACATTTTGCGGCGGTTGGGCGCGTGGGGGCTCCGAGTGTCAGCGGGCGTCGGCGCGCCCACCACCCGTGCGCAGCTTTTATGGCCATGGAAAGGTGGCCGTTACCAACTTTAGTGCGGCTCGCCATCGTAGCACGCTGTACTGTGTACTCTACCCTACCACGGTATACTGGTGGTCCTATACGTACGTTACGGATGGGATTGGGAAGATGTGCAACATGGCATGCTCGCTCTCGCGTCTCACCATTGCCGTTTCTTCGGATAAGTACGCTGCACGCTGTACATGTAGGACGTAGGAGTACTAGGCTTTACTACGAGGGAGCGGGGTCCCGGGAGGGAGCTTCCACTGGGAGGGAGCAAGTGCCAGCGGCGGGGCCGGCTGCGTCGCGCGGATTGGCGGGTTGGGGCGGTGCGCGGCGCACCTCGACCCACTAGCGAGCTCCGTATTTGCGACGTGCCGACTGCCAAGAGCAGAGGACAGGGACCGGCGCACCTGTGGGCTGTGGCGGGTCGGTGCGTTTTGGGCTCGCTCTCGCTCCTTGTCTGTGGATGGAAGAATGGGACGCGTTGATGGAGCTTTATGTCACTCCTCACTTGGGATGGGACTCTAGCTAGTAGAGACTGTCAAGTGAGCAGTTGTCGTTTACTGCTCTGTTTAATCCGGTGTCCCATGTTGTTTACTCCTCTTATATTTATATTTGTTTCCcgcaattttttttatttatatCTGTTCCTATAGTTATATTTGTTTGTGTGTGTTTTAATACGGTACAGTCGAAGTCGCTTCTATCCTTATGCAAATGAACGTATATCTTTGTAGATGGAATTGTCTTCTTTTACTGAACGCACATCGTCGAAAGACCTAAAATAAATTCAGAAGAATATGAACACCAATGTCTCAAACTTAAAACTCTTATGAGCAAGGAATATCACAATtcttctaaccatccaaccacaagtTAATTCATTTATATTTGCTTATGTTACAATGTATACACGCATGACATATTAGCACTGCACTACTTGTAACTATATTGTACTACATGTGTTTTTGTGTTGATAAAGATGTATTCTCTTTCGAGTTATTAAGGTTTTCGATTTGGTTTCACACGCAAACGGAATCATGGTTTCAGACTTAGTTCTCCATATAAATCAATTCAATTTCCTTTTAAACGGAGATTAATATACAAGCCGAGATCACCCCCACCCCCCTATAGGCATATTAAAAAAAATCCATAATCCATATGATATACTTTCTTTGttcttaaatataaatctttttaaagattacactattgaactatatacatatatatatatagacatattttaaagtatagatttactcattttattTCGTATTTAGTCTCCtattgaaatatctaaaaaagacttatatttaagaacggaggtagTAGCCGGCACTATGTGTCGTGTTGGGTGGATCTTGCACATGAGATCGATAATGTGTGCCCTTTTGCTTGGTATAGCTACGTTGAGGCTTAATTTAAGGGCATTCACTCCTTTCATGTTTTAGCATTGCATCTTGTTATCAGCCTTCAATAATCAATAAGTGATTTGTTTTGAATGCATAGTGATTGGTATCGAATTCACTTTTGCAGTTCTACTGAAAAATTGCATTTCCTTGCACTCTAAAATTAAGGGATTTCTTACTATTTTTCAGTGAAATCAGTAAAAGTTCCTTACGCATCCATGCCACTCgaggtaaaaataataataatatcctTAGGGTCCAAAATAAGCTCGTTGGAGCTAGGAAAACCATATGCTCAAAATCATATCAATAGTTTTGCAGAAAAACCTTTAAGTCTCATAATTTCACAAAGGAAATACCAATAGATATTTATAGGACTTCTCAAAACCTACTCTAAACAAAACGGCATATACTTTATTAATAATGGACATGATTCAGGGTTTCATGCAAAACAAGAATGCTCCCACCCCCACGCACCCACCCAATAATATTCTTGACTTTTGTAAAAGATGTTTGAGCAAGATCTTTATTTTTCACGGCACAAGTATTCATTTTTTTATACACAACTTTAGGCAAAAGCTTGAAACTAGAGTTTAACAAGTAGGTTGTACTTGTTGAATTTTATTAGCCTTAGAATCTTAGGGATCAAAGTTATATTATCATAGTTCAATCTATTTACGAGTCAACTTCTTCAAGGACTTCAATGATGatataatttttttaaagaaCTCATGGGAAAGCCATATGGCTCAAGGGAAGCTAGAACTGAAGCCATTCATGAGGTCGGAGTTAGAGCTGCACCTCATGCCCAACAACCTGTGGATCAGGCTGTCCCGCTCCTTCGCATGGCGGACCGCCTTCGCCTTTGTCGTCGCCTCTTTGTTTGCCTCGCGctccaacatctcgatggcgagtCATAGCGCGTCGGTATTCTTCTGGTGGAGGCGGCACGCATCCGTCTTCGCCATCATGAGAGAGAGACGAAGGACCGACACGACGAGCGCGTCGTTAGGGTCGACCGACGCGCTTGCGGTCAAATGGCACGCGGCCCGCGCCTcccacctctccctctcccactacgGCTCGCGTCGGGCTGCACATGCCTCGGATTCGGGTGTCCTCGTGCGCCCCAGCCCCGACGCGGATACGAGGACACCGCAGTGGCCGGGCACCGCTTCCGAAGCACTGGGTGCTCGACGTGGGCGACATACCTGGCCTAACGGAGTGGAGCGACCAGAGCTGTGCGTCGGGCGAGAAGGGCCGGCGACGTAGTCAGTGCTGTGTCGACGAGCAACGGGCCCGGTGGAAGAATATTTGCCACCATCGGGGCTGCCTTGCTCCTGCAGCGACCTCCTCAACGCGATGTGGAGGGCAGCGTGCTCCACATCAATGTTGGATCGCGAGGTGCTTGTTTAAGGTTACATCTTATGTCTACGTCAAGTGTTTTGTTTGGGCATAGCCAAAATAGTTAAAGATAATGACAAACTCTTCCCAACTAAACAACCAACTATTTGTAAAACTTTGTAAAAATATGTCCTAAAAAACTATGCTGTGAAAAACCTTAACAAAATAAATATAGcttaaaaatgttcaaagttttaTAGATACTTTCACAatattttttgtttcaaaaaaagttcatacTTAAAAAAACATAAAACTTCCCAATTTTTTTTTACGTTTTATTAAAAAGTAACATTTTGAAAATGTACAATTAAAAATTTCTAAATATAAAActaaataataaatattttaaaaatctgtttaaaatgttttttcagaaatgttAAATTTTTTATAACAACTTTAATTATTCTTACAAAAATATTATATTTAATCAAAGAATTAGGTTTTATTATAATTAAGGAAATTTTCATGTTTAATAATCTGATTGATTTAgtaaaattatatataaataatgATGCACAATAACACATGTAGTAGGTTGTGCCTTTTTTTCGTCCGATGCAACGcatgggcatttgtactagtcatCTCCTATAAGAACAAGACAGCAGGGAGTTTCCTCTACtatgttcttatttttttttattACAGAATTCGGACAAGGGAAAGCTTGGATCTGACGCGGTGCCGTACCGACCCATTCGAAAAAGGCAGCTTTGAATCAGCGCTTGCCGTTTGATTTCCCCCAGACGTTTATCAACCCGTCTTCCCCAGATCTCCGCCGCACACACTCCTCCTCCGCTCCGCTCCCATCCCAAATTTCAAATTCGCCCACGCTCCCCTCCCATTCCATCCGCCCCCCTCGCCGAAACCCTAACCGCCGCCGCTGCCATGGGGGGCTCGCACAGCCGGGAGGACCTCGACCTCTCCggctccgacgacgacgacgcctccTCCCGCGCCTCCGACGCCTCCTCCGACTTCTCCACCCCTCCCCCCGCCTCCGCCAGACTGGGGGTGGCGACCCCAGCCTCCGTCGTCGACGACATCGACCACCACCTCCGCAACCTCCACCTCAAGTACGCCGAGCCCATCTCCCCGAACCCTAGCCCCACCCCCAACCCcggcgcctccgcctccgcctccgcctccgcctcggcCGTCAATGCGGTCAAGCTGTTCCTCCACATAggcggctccaccgccgccgcccgctggGTGACCTCCGACCGCCTTGCCGCCGTGTCTTTCGTCCGCTCAGGCGAGGGCGCCTCCGaccccgacgacgacgacgggcccACCGGACCGTGGTGCCTCGTCGTGGGCTCCAAGATCCGGGCCAAGGTCGGGCCCGAGCTGCAGCTCAAGACCTTCCCCGTGCAGCGACGCGTCGACTTCGTCGTCGACGGCGTCTGGGCGCTCAAGTTCCTGCACCCCGACGGCTACGGCGACTTCAACGCCAAGTACAATAGCTGTCTCTTCGAGAACAGCTACGGCGTCGAGGCCACCGACGAGGGCCGCGCCAAGGTGTTTGGGAAGGACTTTGCTGCGTGGGCGCGCCCAGAGTGTGGCGATGAGTCCATCTGGGAGGACGCGAGCGATGCTTTCTCGCCAGGCCCCAAGGGCAGCCCGATGCCTGCACGGAGCCCGATGTTGAGGCCCCTGATGGAGGATTTCAGGGAGTTTGAGGAGCCTGTGGAGCAGGGTGATGGTAATATTCAGAGCCTTGCTCTGGGTGCTCTTGACAACAGCTTCCTTGTAGGTGATTCAGGTATCCACGTGGTGAAGAACTTTGAGCACGGCATACACGGGAAGGGTGTGTCTGTGAAGATATCTGGAGGGGGAACACACTTCACCACACCAAAGAAAGCACTTCTGATGCGTGCCGAGACAAACATGCTCCTGATGAGCCCAGCAACTGATGGGAAGCCACATGCGAAGGGGGTACACCAGCTTGACATTGAGACTGGGAAGGTTGTCTCCCAGTGGAAGTTTGGGAAGGATGGTACTGACATCAACATGAGGGATATCACTAACGATAGCAAGGGCGCACAGATGGATGCTTCGGAATCCACATTCCTGGGACTAGATGACAACCGACTGTGCCGGTGGGATATGAGGGATCGACATGGGATTGTGCAGAACTTGGCTAGTTCGATGGAGTCGCCAGTGTTGGAATGGACCCAGGGGCATCAGTTCTCCAGGGGAACAAACTTCCAGTGCTTTGCATCAACTGGTGATGGGTCCATCGTGGTAGGCTCTTTGGACGGGAAAATTCGTTTGTACTCAAAGAGCTCTATGAGGATGGCGAAGACGGCCTTCCCAGGGCTGGGTTCGCCGATTACTCATGTGGACGTGACGTACGATGGGAAGTGGATACTAGGAACCACTGATACCTACCTGATACTCATTTGCACCATTTTCATTGACAAGGATGGGAAGGAGAAGACAGGGTTTGGTGGAAGAATGGGGAACCGAATTGCTGCACCAAGACTGCTCAAGCTCAGCCCACTCCACTCTCATCTTGCAGGGGACAACAGCAAGTTCCGTGAGGGCAGGTTTTCATGGGTCAGTACATCTTACCACTTTTCCTATTGTGAATTCCTGCTCAAATTTACCTATTCTTGCATTACATGAAGACTTGATCAAATTTACTTATTTGTGGTCTGGTATATAAATGCTATGTTGCATTTAAGTTGGGACCGATCAGATGACTGGAAGTGACATTTTTTTATATCTTGAATATTAGTAACCACCAATTTATGAGGTCTACTCCACATCTTATGTGCATAGTTATTCTGTAGAAAGTTTCCGGTCACACTCACACATGGCGCTAGATTCTACTTTGTGGCTTCTGCTCGTTACGTTTTGGATTTCTACCTTTATATTTACTTAATTTCAACTTTTATAGGCCATTATGCTATATGATTGTATATTTGTGCAGGTCATTTGTTTGCTGATATTGCCATATTCGCTATGAAATAATTGATGTATCGATTACATGGCAAGGCATATGCTAGTGTACTCTTAAGTCATATCACCTCCATTTTTGGCACTAGCATATAGGACCAGCAAGCCTGTTTGCCTTCTTGTAGAAATTGAAAATTTGCCACTGTCAAACTTTGTTTACATACATGGCAGAATATTTGTAGGTACCACAAATACCATTGTACCTTTGCTATCTAATATGCTAATATTTGTGTTAACTATAGAGTTTCTCGGTTTCAATGTTTGAGCTTCTTTTGCATGTTTACACGCGGTACACGTTTGTGGTCTTATCCATGGGTAGGAAATCTGGCTGTATGTTTGGTTGCTTCATTGGCTGCAGTTCTGTGGTTCTATGTTTGAGCTTCATTATCTTTGTTGATGGATGATAGCTGACTCTGCTGCATTTGAATCACCTAGTATTCTTGCACTACAAACAAAATGGCAACGGAACCATTCTTCTACCTATCACAATTTGCCTTTATGACCATCCTCTTTTGTATTGAGAAAATTTGCTGCACACACTGAAGGATGTGTGTGCGTTTACTGTATGTTATCGACAGTCGAGCACTCAAATCTAGTAATCATGCAGGTCACAGATAACGGCAAGCAGGAGAGGCATCTGGTGACGACCGTTGGGAGGTACAGCGTGGTGTGGAACTTCCTCCAGGTGAAGAACAGCCACCACGAGTGCTACCAGAACCAGGAGGGGCTCAAGAGCTGCTACTGCTACAAGGTGATCCCCAAGGACGAGTCCATCGTCGCCAGCCGCTTCATGCACGAGAAGTACGACGTGAGCGACTGCCCCGAGGCACCGCTGGTCGTCGCGACGCCCATGAAGGTCACCTCCTTCAGCGTGTCTAGCCAGCGCTAGCTCCGAGCTGCCGCCTCAGCGTGTTTTTTTTTCCTTCCAGTTTGGTTGTTGGTCTCCGTGCTGTCATGTAACTTCTTGACCTGCGGATCTGTAGACTTCCAAGTGTGATGATGACTATCTATATCTAGTCATGGCTTGTTACAGGATTTATGATTACATGTGGATTGCTAGCAAACTTATCTTACAGAGTGGTGACTTGTACTGGCTAGATTGATTCTGAACTTCTTTCAAAGAAGGAATGGATTTTTAACTCTGCAAGCATGATATATCGTGTGTATGTCTGTCTGTTTATCATGGTTTGATTTTGATGTCTTAGGCCCGTTGGCAATGCAAGTGCCCGTTTTTGTTGAAGTTAAACTGCTTCCTGCACAATCTCCACGAAATCACTATCTAAGCATGGCAAAATTTTAAATCTACACTAATACTTCTCTACTAGCCTACAAAAATTGTCTTATATTTTGATACGGATGGAGTACTTGTTTTTTAACTTGACAAATCCATATACTAGTAATATCCATGTGGTTCAAGTGATGACTTGTACTGCCTAGAttgattttcattttctttagagAAGATTGATTCTAAATTTTCTTGAGCAAAGCATTGGCCAAAATGTGCTGCAAATTCATGTTCAAGTTGAAATAAGGCCGAAAGGCTAAGTGCACTACCGGAGATTATATATTCCAGCTCCGAAGTTTCCTTTTGAGCCCCCATTCTACAATGGTTTGGATTCTAGTTGAAGCGTGCGACCATCTATTCAGATGAGGAGACCGAGTAAGGAACCATCTATTCCGACGAACATGAATTTGAAGAGAGCAAACGGATCAACCTCTATATATGAGTTTCTCATCAACCAAAATCCATTAGTTAACCAAGACCCGCTTAGTTTTAACTCTGTAAACATGCCATCCAGGGGTTAGTTCATTTTCATTTTTGCAAAAAAGAACTTGCAATTTTAAACCTCCTGCAAATCACCCCCTGGCTTCTTCCTCCTTCCACTATTTGTAGTGTAAAACGGCAGGAACCAGCTCAGTAAATAATGGTTGATTCTCTATTTTCAGTAAATTGAATCAACCATTATTCAGTAAATAAtggtttattttcagattatatGCATGAGTAGTTTAAACTTCATGATTATAGCCAAGTTTAAACATGAATCAACAAAGCACAAACTGCCCAGTAGACAAAATTGTCATGGTTTTATCTTACTGCATAACTAAACCAgatctggccaaacgggccgtgtAACCGGGCCGGCCCGACAGCCCGCGTGCCTGGCACGACACGGGCCCGGCCCGGCACGAAGCACGCCTCGGGCCGTGCCTGGGCCTGGAGGCTGGGCACGCGGGCAAAAAAAGCCCAATAGGTCAAAATCAACCCAAAAGCAGCCTAGTATGTCAAAATCGGCCCAAATAATAACCGAATAAGCCGAAATCGACCCAAATAACGGCCTAAAATACTAAAATCTTAACAGCCCAACAGGCCTGGCGTGCCGACGGGCCAGCCCGTATAGCACCCGTGTCGTGCTTGGGCCTGGACCCCGGGCACGTGGGCCGGCACGACACGGCCCGTTTAATAAACGTGTCTCGGCGGGCCGTGTCGTGCCAAACACGATTCTAGCGGGCCGTGCCGGGctggcccgtttggccaggtatgaaCTAAACTGTAAAGAGTTACTGCTTCTAAAGCCCTACTAGCATACTTGGCAGGAACATGcaatgagaatttctgtcatactCTTAGCAGGAACCTCTTCTCTGTGCCTCTCTTCAGTGCCTTGCTTACTTTTAggatcatttttattttatttttgaatgtaTCCTTTTAGGCTGATTAATTAGTTGGTTTGTTTGAAATTGTGCCATTGCAGCCATTTCTTTTGTATACTCCTATGATTATATGCTAACCATTCATCTTTTGTATACTTTTGTTATGAGTACACATAGGAGCACACAACTGTGGATTTGAACTTGATGCCGGAAGAGGAGGATGAAGCTCAACATGGTGATATTATTGATTTGAACTTGATGCCGAAAGAGGAGGATGAAGCTCAACATGATGACATTATGGATTTGAACTTGATGCCGAAAGAGGAGGATGAAGCTCAACATGGTGACATTATGGATTTGAACTTGATGCCGGAAGAGGTGGATGAAGCTCAACATGGTGACATTATGGATTTGAACTTGATGCCagaagaggaggatgaagatattgaattgaATTGGCTTCCTAAAGAAGAGGCTCAAGCAGAtgcagaagaggaagaagctCAAGAGGCTCAAGAAGATGCAGAAGTGGAAGAAGCTCAACATGCTCAAGGGCAAGCAACTCAAAAAGATGATGCACAAGGTAATTCAAAAAGGAAGGATCTGTCAGACAAGGAGAGGTTTGGTGTTTACTTTGCGTTGCGGGTAATCGAGCTCAGAGATGGGGAGGTTCACCTGTATGACAAGGTCCTAATTGCAACTATGTTGGATGTTCACCTGCGAACAGTTACAAGAATATTGTATATGTCTTGTGTCATGTGTATGTCATGTGTGATATGTATGTCTTGTGTCATGTGTTCAATGAGAAAAGATTATAGTATGTCATGTGATTTATTTGAATTATCTAGATTTATTTGAATTAATTTAACAATAAAATCTTATGAAAAGATATAAAGACAAAACTCCGGTTGAGAGAAATAATATCTTCATTAAGATCATTACTTGATGTACAAGGTCATTACaagattcttcttcttattctccttctttattcttctttcttctttcttctttattcttctttcttcttcttcctcttcttcttcttcttcttcttcttttttctttatttagtAATGAAAGTGGGCACTTCTGGTCCTTGAAGAAATTAATTTAAGATGACAACAATAATACTCGGCAAGCAaagaatgaaaatgataatgatacAGATGTTGACAACATAAGCTGTTGACAACATAAGCTGTATCagtaatactccctctgtcccaaaataagtgacgcaAATCTAGTAGTATTAAGTTAGTACACATTTTGTACTAAAACAGGgatacttattttgggacggagggagtacaacttaAGGTAGCAATTCAGATGATAATGATACAGATGTTGAAATAAGAAGTTATCTTAAGTCTTGGCGAAGCTGTTGCTCCCCTTGCAGTTTCTCCCCCATCTAACTTTTCCTTGCAGGAGTTTATTTTTTCCTGATACTCTGTTGCACAAAAGAAGCATGCCACTTTCACTGTCAAAGTCTCAAATGATCAACCATCACCACTTCTCTGATTATTTCAAAGGTAACCcactgttattgtttttgtttccaTAACAGGTGCTTTGAATTAATGGATATAAATTCAAGAGGTTACAGAGCTACTCCAAAAATAGGTACTGTACTTCTGAATCAAGGCACCACTGATGTGTGCCTCACTATCTTGTGCTGATCCATAGGTACAAGAAACAAAAGCACAATGATCATACAAGACACTTCTACCACCATCATGA
This genomic stretch from Hordeum vulgare subsp. vulgare chromosome 6H, MorexV3_pseudomolecules_assembly, whole genome shotgun sequence harbors:
- the LOC123401525 gene encoding protein CYPRO4-like — protein: MGGSHSREDLDLSGSDDDDASSRASDASSDFSTPPPASARLGVATPASVVDDIDHHLRNLHLKYAEPISPNPSPTPNPGASASASASASAVNAVKLFLHIGGSTAAARWVTSDRLAAVSFVRSGEGASDPDDDDGPTGPWCLVVGSKIRAKVGPELQLKTFPVQRRVDFVVDGVWALKFLHPDGYGDFNAKYNSCLFENSYGVEATDEGRAKVFGKDFAAWARPECGDESIWEDASDAFSPGPKGSPMPARSPMLRPLMEDFREFEEPVEQGDGNIQSLALGALDNSFLVGDSGIHVVKNFEHGIHGKGVSVKISGGGTHFTTPKKALLMRAETNMLLMSPATDGKPHAKGVHQLDIETGKVVSQWKFGKDGTDINMRDITNDSKGAQMDASESTFLGLDDNRLCRWDMRDRHGIVQNLASSMESPVLEWTQGHQFSRGTNFQCFASTGDGSIVVGSLDGKIRLYSKSSMRMAKTAFPGLGSPITHVDVTYDGKWILGTTDTYLILICTIFIDKDGKEKTGFGGRMGNRIAAPRLLKLSPLHSHLAGDNSKFREGRFSWVTDNGKQERHLVTTVGRYSVVWNFLQVKNSHHECYQNQEGLKSCYCYKVIPKDESIVASRFMHEKYDVSDCPEAPLVVATPMKVTSFSVSSQR